Proteins encoded within one genomic window of Bradyrhizobium sp. AZCC 1719:
- a CDS encoding acyl-CoA dehydrogenase family protein → MTAALRFDPIRLPSECEQLRKEVRAFLAEEIAAGTFDPHKPNREDTDVPEFSRKVGARGWLGMTWPKKYGGHERSFLERYVVTEEMRVANAPTRRFFVADRQSGPVLLKYAPEHIKMEILPRICRGEICFAIGMSEPNSGSDLFAAKTRATKTDGGYLINGTKIWTSSAHIADYMIAIFRTSPPTKENRRHGLTQFLVKMKQPGIQVNPIGQITGQYEFNEVVFTDHFIPDDHVLGEIDGAWKQATSELAYERSGPERFLETYYVLTELVRAVGNNPDTRSAEGIGRLVAQVHTMRRMSVSVAGMLQAGKEPVVEASIVKDIGTIWEQQLPHRVRELAAFVEETATNRETLEKQLDFAIKTAPKLTIQGGTTEVLRGIIARGLGLR, encoded by the coding sequence ATGACCGCAGCCCTCCGTTTCGATCCGATCCGCCTGCCGAGCGAATGCGAGCAGTTGCGCAAAGAAGTCCGCGCCTTTCTTGCCGAAGAAATCGCCGCCGGCACCTTCGATCCGCACAAGCCGAACCGCGAAGATACCGACGTGCCGGAATTTTCCCGCAAAGTCGGCGCGCGTGGCTGGCTCGGCATGACCTGGCCGAAGAAATATGGTGGCCATGAGCGCTCGTTCCTCGAGCGCTATGTCGTGACCGAGGAAATGCGCGTGGCGAACGCGCCGACGCGCCGCTTCTTCGTCGCCGACCGCCAGAGCGGCCCGGTGCTTTTGAAGTATGCCCCTGAGCACATCAAGATGGAAATCCTGCCGCGCATCTGCCGCGGCGAGATCTGCTTTGCGATCGGCATGAGCGAACCGAACTCCGGCTCCGATCTGTTCGCGGCGAAAACCCGCGCCACCAAGACCGACGGCGGCTATCTGATCAACGGCACCAAGATCTGGACCTCTTCGGCCCATATCGCCGATTACATGATCGCGATTTTTCGGACGTCACCGCCGACCAAAGAAAACCGCCGCCACGGCCTGACGCAGTTTCTGGTCAAGATGAAGCAGCCCGGCATCCAGGTGAACCCGATCGGCCAGATCACCGGGCAGTATGAATTCAACGAGGTCGTGTTCACCGATCACTTCATTCCCGACGATCACGTGCTCGGCGAAATCGACGGCGCATGGAAGCAGGCGACTTCGGAGCTTGCCTATGAGCGGTCCGGTCCCGAACGTTTCCTGGAAACCTATTACGTGCTGACCGAGCTGGTCCGCGCTGTCGGCAATAACCCGGACACCCGCAGCGCCGAAGGCATCGGCCGCCTGGTGGCGCAGGTGCACACGATGCGGCGCATGTCGGTGTCGGTCGCGGGCATGCTGCAGGCCGGCAAGGAGCCGGTGGTCGAGGCCTCTATCGTGAAAGACATCGGCACCATCTGGGAGCAGCAATTGCCGCATCGCGTGCGCGAGCTTGCCGCCTTTGTCGAGGAAACCGCTACCAACCGCGAGACGCTGGAAAAGCAGCTCGACTTCGCCATCAAGACCGCGCCGAAGCTGACGATCCAGGGCGGCACCACCGAAGTGCTGCGCGGCATCATCGCCCGCGGACTTGGTTTGCGCTAA
- a CDS encoding acyl-CoA dehydrogenase family protein, with protein MAESENIVAETAEKIFADLADAQTINRDKKGEWKAPLWQALSDAGLPLAWVPEDCGGSGASLAEGFSVLSAAGRFAVAVPLAETMLAGWLLAQAKIASAGGEMTVVPASPKDRITVNADGSLSGRARGVPFAKVAKHFAVLAFDAKGDFSVALVDASKCRIESGLNLGGDPSDVVTLDKVQPIAIKPAPTGFDQARLMLMGGVARSLQIAGALESMLEISVRYSNERVAFEKKISKFQAVQHNLARLAGESAAALAAATSAADAIANAISFNDEVFLEAVAAKIRCSEAAEKGGGIAHQVHGAIGFTIEHILHRYSLRALAWRDDFGSESYWAVELGKLVAQRGADELWPLVASR; from the coding sequence GTGGCGGAGAGTGAGAACATCGTTGCCGAGACCGCGGAGAAAATCTTCGCCGATCTCGCCGACGCTCAAACCATCAATCGCGACAAGAAGGGCGAATGGAAAGCCCCACTCTGGCAGGCGCTGAGCGACGCCGGCCTGCCGCTGGCTTGGGTGCCGGAGGATTGCGGCGGTTCGGGCGCCTCTCTCGCCGAAGGCTTTAGCGTGCTGAGCGCCGCGGGGCGCTTTGCAGTGGCGGTGCCGCTGGCCGAAACCATGCTGGCTGGCTGGCTGTTGGCGCAGGCCAAGATCGCTTCGGCCGGCGGCGAGATGACGGTAGTGCCCGCGAGCCCGAAAGACCGGATTACGGTCAATGCCGACGGCAGCCTCTCCGGCAGGGCGCGAGGCGTGCCGTTTGCCAAGGTTGCAAAGCACTTCGCGGTGCTCGCGTTCGATGCGAAGGGTGATTTCTCCGTCGCGCTGGTCGATGCCAGCAAGTGCCGGATCGAGAGCGGCCTCAATCTCGGCGGCGATCCTTCTGACGTCGTGACGCTGGACAAGGTGCAGCCGATCGCGATCAAGCCGGCGCCAACAGGTTTCGACCAGGCCCGCCTGATGCTGATGGGCGGCGTCGCGCGATCCCTGCAGATCGCCGGCGCGCTGGAATCGATGCTGGAAATCTCCGTGCGCTATTCCAACGAGCGCGTCGCCTTCGAGAAGAAAATTTCGAAGTTTCAGGCCGTGCAGCACAATCTGGCGCGGCTCGCCGGCGAGTCGGCGGCCGCACTTGCCGCGGCCACCTCGGCCGCGGACGCCATTGCCAACGCGATTTCCTTCAACGACGAAGTGTTTCTCGAAGCGGTGGCGGCAAAAATCCGCTGTTCGGAAGCGGCGGAAAAAGGCGGCGGCATCGCCCATCAGGTGCACGGCGCGATCGGCTTTACTATCGAGCACATCCTGCACCGCTACTCGCTGCGTGCGCTGGCCTGGCGCGACGATTTCGGCTCCGAGAGCTATTGGGCGGTCGAGCTCGGCAAGCTCGTGGCGCAAAGAGGCGCCGATGAACTGTGGCCGCTCGTGGCCTCGCGCTGA
- a CDS encoding enoyl-CoA hydratase/isomerase family protein, whose translation MSKYTDIGVEKHGHVGLIEIRKPPLNFFDVSLINQIADALEEFDNDIEIRSSVLAAQGKAFCAGADFSDPKRQEQEASAQNDPAANLPINHLYVQAVRIFRNKKPIVAAVHGAAIGGGLGLAVSADFRVTCPEARFAANFTKLGFHPGFGLTTTLPELVGRNNAELIFYTSRRITGEEATRMGLANVCVPQDQVRAEAMKLAAEIAECSPLGLISTRATMRAGLADRVMAATNHELAEQTRLRATEDFKEGVKATAERRAANFKGR comes from the coding sequence ATGAGCAAGTATACTGATATCGGCGTCGAGAAACACGGCCATGTCGGCCTGATCGAGATCCGAAAACCTCCGCTGAACTTCTTCGACGTCTCGCTGATCAATCAGATCGCGGATGCGCTGGAAGAGTTCGACAACGACATCGAAATCCGCAGCTCCGTGCTCGCAGCCCAAGGCAAGGCGTTCTGCGCCGGCGCGGATTTTTCCGATCCGAAGCGGCAGGAGCAGGAAGCGAGCGCGCAGAATGATCCGGCCGCCAATCTGCCGATCAACCATCTCTACGTTCAGGCCGTGCGTATCTTCCGCAACAAGAAACCGATCGTCGCCGCCGTCCACGGCGCAGCCATCGGCGGCGGTCTCGGCCTCGCAGTCTCGGCCGATTTCCGCGTCACCTGCCCCGAAGCGCGCTTCGCCGCCAACTTTACAAAGCTCGGCTTTCATCCTGGCTTCGGCCTGACCACGACGCTTCCCGAACTCGTTGGCCGCAACAACGCCGAACTGATTTTCTACACCAGCCGCCGCATCACCGGCGAGGAAGCCACGCGTATGGGCCTCGCCAATGTCTGCGTGCCGCAGGACCAGGTCCGCGCCGAGGCGATGAAGCTCGCCGCCGAAATCGCCGAATGCTCCCCGCTCGGCCTGATCTCGACCCGCGCCACCATGCGCGCCGGCCTCGCCGACCGCGTCATGGCCGCCACCAACCACGAACTCGCCGAGCAGACCAGACTCCGCGCGACCGAGGATTTCAAGGAAGGCGTCAAGGCTACGGCAGAGCGAAGGGCGGCGAATTTCAAGGGGCGGTAA